In Anaerolineales bacterium, the following are encoded in one genomic region:
- a CDS encoding adenine phosphoribosyltransferase (Catalyzes a salvage reaction resulting in the formation of AMP, that is energically less costly than de novo synthesis) — protein MDNQTYSVEIAGLTRELPLVEVAPGVTIALLNILGDTALVRASAQALAEKLAGVEYDTLVTAEAKSIPLAHVLAEVAKKPYVVLRKSYKLYMGDAIQAETVSITTGAPQTLYLDAKDRGLVSGKRVVLVDDVVSTGSTQQGMRAVMEKAGAQIAAEAAIFTEGDQARWAHIIALGHLPVFLQDS, from the coding sequence ATGGACAACCAGACCTATTCCGTAGAGATCGCCGGGCTGACCCGGGAACTGCCCCTGGTGGAAGTGGCCCCCGGCGTAACGATTGCGCTGCTCAATATCCTGGGCGATACGGCCCTGGTGCGCGCCAGCGCCCAAGCCCTGGCCGAAAAACTGGCGGGCGTGGAGTACGACACGCTGGTCACTGCCGAAGCCAAAAGCATTCCGCTGGCCCATGTGCTGGCTGAAGTGGCCAAAAAGCCGTACGTGGTGCTGCGCAAGAGCTATAAGCTTTACATGGGCGACGCGATACAAGCCGAGACGGTCTCCATCACCACCGGCGCCCCACAGACCTTGTACCTGGACGCCAAGGACCGCGGCCTGGTGAGCGGCAAGCGGGTGGTGTTGGTGGACGATGTGGTCAGCACCGGGTCCACCCAGCAGGGCATGCGGGCGGTGATGGAAAAAGCCGGGGCGCAGATCGCAGCCGAAGCCGCCATCTTCACCGAAGGCGACCAGGCCAGGTGGGCGCACATCATCGCCCTGGGCCATCTGCCCGTCTTTTTGCAAGATTCCTAA
- a CDS encoding SRPBCC domain-containing protein encodes MDRVSAHIQIQASPAKVFDVFVNRVNEWWPLQGYSFAPEHTTPGQIHFVPEVGGRFYETFANGEEFQIGEVTVLQSPARFSFTWKGEAYKEATEVDVILIEVAGGTLLTLTHSGWAAAGVREFAPSYAAGWPKLLALFAALAERD; translated from the coding sequence ATGGACCGCGTCAGTGCCCACATCCAGATCCAAGCCAGCCCGGCCAAAGTCTTTGACGTGTTTGTCAACCGGGTCAACGAGTGGTGGCCGCTGCAAGGCTACAGCTTTGCGCCGGAGCACACCACCCCCGGCCAGATCCACTTTGTTCCCGAAGTGGGCGGGCGTTTTTATGAAACCTTTGCCAACGGCGAAGAATTCCAGATCGGAGAGGTGACCGTTTTGCAGTCCCCGGCGCGCTTCAGCTTCACCTGGAAGGGCGAGGCCTACAAAGAGGCCACAGAGGTGGATGTGATCTTGATCGAGGTGGCGGGCGGCACGCTGCTGACGCTGACCCACAGCGGCTGGGCGGCCGCTGGTGTGCGGGAGTTCGCCCCCAGCTACGCGGCGGGCTGGCCCAAGCTGCTGGCCCTGTTCGCCGCACTGGCCGAGCGGGACTGA
- the xpt gene encoding xanthine phosphoribosyltransferase, with translation MQALKERILKEGQNLGNGILKVDGFINHQVDAQLMDACGQEFARLFGSIGASKVLTAEISGIAPALTTAQHLGIPVVYARKHKPITMPDQVFLTLAPSHTKGRTVELIVSPEYLASGERVLIIDDFLASGSTILGLARLAQTAGAQIVGVGALVEKTFEGGRQVLQSLSVPIHSLAAISRMEDEIIEFAE, from the coding sequence ATGCAAGCACTTAAAGAGCGCATATTAAAAGAGGGCCAAAACCTGGGCAACGGCATCTTGAAGGTGGACGGCTTTATTAACCACCAGGTGGACGCCCAATTGATGGACGCTTGCGGACAGGAATTTGCCCGCCTGTTTGGCTCGATAGGCGCCAGCAAAGTGCTGACCGCCGAGATCTCCGGGATTGCCCCGGCGCTGACCACCGCCCAGCACTTGGGCATCCCGGTGGTCTATGCCCGCAAGCACAAGCCGATCACCATGCCAGACCAGGTGTTCCTGACCCTGGCGCCCTCGCACACCAAAGGCCGCACGGTGGAGCTGATCGTCTCGCCGGAATACCTGGCCAGCGGGGAGCGGGTGCTGATCATTGACGACTTCCTGGCCTCGGGCAGCACGATCCTGGGCCTGGCGCGCCTGGCGCAGACCGCCGGGGCCCAGATCGTGGGCGTGGGCGCCCTGGTGGAAAAGACCTTTGAAGGCGGCCGCCAGGTGCTGCAAAGCCTGAGCGTGCCGATCCACTCGCTGGCGGCCATCAGCCGCATGGAAGACGAGATCATCGAGTTTGCCGAATGA
- a CDS encoding glycosyltransferase family 39 protein: MIKKITSFPFFWLLLIVLVGLAIRLILFTGQIRGDDYYYAKSAFELTQGRTHFGVWSFGTSRVGLYAPTALLYTVFGVSPLTTAAFPLLTSLGTVVLVYLLATLYAPPKAGLIGAMLWAVFPLDIFLATDLMPDAPTAFFYTGVMYFFLRAYRATPLRERLFWNLGALVCLIWGFYVKPTIIAAPLAIGIFISIQMAKLVYQRFLARRIAVRFLLKSFLLTFALLLLGIILFSGTLPIKLARAGTDFSMLLTIGKTNIHSSGFIVTYTPLFLLFGPLFLISVFHLLINSTKRANDLLALVLIGLAYFEWGSFETNIFKYNPLWDWGEARYVIYLLPGLVALAAMYLARFVQEDVLRRLILIWAPLIIVLAIIMSNPGSEALGNRFSETAVVLSLIGILVSVLWRPSKTQSLVNPWFGAGLILLINLGAMAPVQPSDWRFFAPRLAMLANLQEAAQAFDIESDGLVFTDHPNMQLEFSFDFALSVDWENQFPADPNGRLRLVTSTSNLVLPSNSLLFLFNSDNQPPRDAQLISEHYFERQLLFRVYGPLDAE, from the coding sequence ATGATCAAAAAGATAACTAGCTTTCCATTTTTTTGGTTACTTTTAATAGTACTTGTCGGCCTCGCCATACGACTGATTTTGTTCACTGGGCAGATTCGTGGTGATGATTACTACTATGCAAAATCGGCCTTTGAGCTAACTCAGGGACGAACGCATTTCGGCGTGTGGTCTTTTGGGACTTCTCGTGTTGGCCTTTATGCCCCTACAGCACTGCTGTATACGGTTTTTGGTGTATCTCCATTGACAACAGCTGCATTTCCGCTCCTAACCTCTCTTGGCACGGTTGTACTGGTTTATCTGCTTGCAACCTTGTATGCGCCACCCAAAGCTGGGCTTATCGGCGCCATGCTTTGGGCCGTATTTCCGCTCGACATCTTTTTGGCCACTGATCTAATGCCAGATGCACCAACCGCTTTCTTTTACACAGGTGTAATGTATTTCTTTTTGCGTGCTTATCGCGCCACTCCATTGCGTGAGCGTTTGTTTTGGAACTTAGGAGCACTTGTTTGTTTAATTTGGGGGTTTTACGTAAAGCCAACCATCATAGCTGCACCCTTGGCTATTGGTATTTTTATCAGCATCCAGATGGCCAAGTTGGTTTACCAGCGATTTCTTGCTCGAAGGATAGCAGTTCGATTTCTTCTTAAGAGCTTTTTGCTCACATTTGCTCTTTTGCTACTCGGAATCATTTTGTTTTCTGGCACATTGCCGATTAAATTAGCTCGGGCCGGCACGGATTTCTCAATGTTGTTGACTATTGGCAAAACCAATATTCATAGCAGTGGATTCATTGTTACGTACACTCCCTTGTTTTTGCTGTTCGGTCCACTTTTCCTGATATCTGTCTTTCATTTGCTCATAAACTCAACGAAACGTGCTAATGATTTGTTGGCCTTAGTTTTGATTGGCCTTGCTTATTTTGAGTGGGGCTCTTTTGAGACAAATATTTTCAAGTACAACCCACTTTGGGATTGGGGTGAAGCCCGTTATGTTATCTATTTGTTGCCGGGATTAGTCGCTCTGGCTGCGATGTACTTGGCGCGATTTGTGCAGGAAGATGTGCTTCGTAGGCTAATACTTATCTGGGCACCACTTATCATCGTGTTAGCAATCATCATGTCAAACCCGGGATCAGAAGCTTTAGGCAACCGATTCAGTGAAACCGCGGTAGTCTTGTCACTAATAGGAATACTAGTTTCCGTTCTTTGGAGGCCATCTAAAACCCAGTCTTTGGTTAATCCATGGTTCGGTGCTGGATTGATATTGCTGATCAACCTGGGAGCCATGGCCCCGGTGCAACCCTCAGATTGGCGCTTTTTTGCACCACGACTGGCAATGTTGGCTAACTTGCAAGAAGCGGCACAAGCCTTCGATATTGAAAGTGATGGTCTTGTTTTTACTGATCACCCAAACATGCAGCTAGAATTTTCTTTTGACTTTGCCTTATCTGTGGATTGGGAAAATCAATTTCCTGCTGACCCTAATGGACGTCTGCGTTTGGTAACTTCAACAAGCAATTTGGTATTGCCCTCAAATAGCTTGCTCTTCCTCTTCAACTCAGATAATCAACCACCGCGGGACGCTCAACTAATCTCGGAGCATTATTTTGAAAGACAGTTGCTTTTCCGTGTTTATGGGCCTTTGGATGCAGAATGA
- a CDS encoding 3'-5' exonuclease — protein sequence MPNECFICVDVETAGPNPADYSMLSLGAVLVSDVQQEFYAEFKPINMNNTAEAQSVHGLSLEALAQTGLEPAEGMQRFADWLAQVCQGQPPVLVAFNAPFDWMFVADYFHHYLDNNPFGHRAIDIKAVYMGLHGGPWAEASFQQVSQRYGLPQMLNHNALDDARQTAVMFAAILAEIKESRHA from the coding sequence ATGCCAAACGAATGCTTTATTTGTGTGGATGTCGAAACCGCCGGCCCCAACCCGGCCGATTATTCGATGCTTTCGCTGGGCGCCGTGCTGGTCAGCGATGTGCAGCAAGAGTTCTATGCCGAGTTCAAGCCAATCAACATGAACAACACCGCCGAAGCGCAGAGCGTGCACGGTTTGTCACTGGAGGCGCTGGCCCAAACCGGCCTGGAACCGGCTGAGGGGATGCAGCGCTTCGCTGATTGGCTGGCCCAAGTCTGCCAGGGGCAGCCGCCAGTCCTCGTGGCCTTTAACGCACCCTTCGACTGGATGTTCGTGGCCGATTATTTTCACCACTACCTGGACAACAACCCCTTCGGCCACCGCGCCATAGACATCAAGGCCGTCTACATGGGCTTGCACGGCGGGCCGTGGGCCGAGGCCAGCTTCCAGCAGGTCAGCCAGCGCTACGGCCTGCCCCAGATGCTCAATCACAATGCGTTGGATGATGCGCGCCAAACTGCAGTGATGTTTGCCGCTATACTGGCTGAAATCAAGGAGAGCCGCCATGCCTGA
- the maf gene encoding septum formation protein Maf, with the protein MPKILILASSSPRRKELLALTRQPFEVHAADINEDVLPGEEPRAYVRRLAEEKAAKVAERFVGQDVIVLAADTTVAQGQRILGKPADAQEARQMLAELRGRQHSVFSGIAVLRTVDGHLHSDVADTNVPMRDYTQAEVEAYIATGDPLDKAGAYAIQHAGFHPVEDLQGCRANVVGLPLCHVKRTMEKFDLSLPQDLPAACQAHLDYQCPVSEAILEWRQ; encoded by the coding sequence ATGCCCAAAATCCTCATTCTTGCATCCAGCTCCCCGCGCCGTAAAGAATTGCTGGCTTTGACCCGCCAGCCCTTTGAAGTCCACGCCGCCGATATAAATGAAGACGTTCTCCCAGGCGAAGAACCGCGTGCTTACGTGCGACGTCTGGCAGAGGAGAAGGCCGCCAAGGTTGCCGAGCGCTTTGTCGGGCAGGATGTGATCGTTTTGGCCGCTGATACCACTGTGGCCCAGGGCCAGCGTATTTTGGGCAAACCGGCCGATGCGCAAGAAGCGCGCCAGATGCTGGCCGAGCTGCGCGGCCGCCAGCACTCGGTCTTCAGCGGCATCGCTGTGCTGCGCACGGTGGACGGCCACCTGCACAGCGATGTGGCCGACACCAATGTACCGATGCGTGATTACACGCAGGCTGAGGTGGAGGCCTATATCGCCACGGGAGACCCTCTGGACAAGGCCGGGGCTTATGCGATACAACATGCGGGCTTCCACCCGGTAGAGGATCTGCAGGGCTGCCGGGCCAATGTGGTCGGCCTGCCCCTGTGCCACGTGAAGCGCACTATGGAAAAATTCGACCTCTCTTTGCCGCAGGACTTGCCTGCGGCTTGCCAGGCTCATCTGGATTACCAATGTCCAGTGAGCGAAGCTATTTTGGAATGGCGCCAATGA
- the rsgA gene encoding ribosome small subunit-dependent GTPase A, with protein sequence MTISQGLVVSSQSGFYTVETDHGHIVARLRGRLKKGRATGDIVALGDRVEVSHPGGGVEAMIESVEPRSRALVRQDPRPNGLYEQVIVANPDQALFVFACANPEPRLRMLDRFLVVAEAQQIPATVVANKVDVVGQAAAEEQFGHYAGLGYGLIYASAVTGQGVEELRQLLHGKLSVLAGPSGVGKSSLMNLVEPGLDLRVGEVQQSSGKGKHTTVERRLFKLAAGGYVADTPGLKALALWDIEPEELDGYFPELRAMIHDCQYRSCHHFDEPGCAVRAAVEVGDLHPARYESYKLLRQGAKE encoded by the coding sequence ATGACCATCAGCCAGGGTTTGGTCGTCAGCTCGCAGTCGGGTTTCTACACAGTAGAGACCGACCACGGACATATTGTCGCCCGGTTGCGCGGCCGCCTCAAAAAGGGCCGCGCCACGGGCGACATCGTCGCCTTGGGCGACCGTGTGGAGGTCTCGCACCCCGGCGGGGGCGTGGAGGCGATGATCGAGTCGGTGGAACCGCGCAGCCGGGCGCTGGTGCGCCAGGACCCGCGCCCCAACGGGCTCTATGAGCAGGTCATCGTCGCCAACCCAGACCAGGCCCTATTCGTCTTCGCCTGCGCCAACCCGGAACCTCGGCTGCGCATGCTCGATCGTTTTCTGGTGGTGGCCGAAGCCCAGCAGATCCCCGCCACAGTGGTGGCCAACAAGGTCGATGTGGTCGGCCAGGCGGCGGCCGAAGAGCAGTTTGGCCATTACGCCGGTCTGGGTTATGGCCTCATTTATGCTTCGGCGGTCACTGGGCAGGGTGTGGAGGAACTGCGCCAGTTGTTGCATGGCAAACTGTCTGTGTTGGCCGGGCCTTCCGGCGTAGGCAAATCCAGCCTGATGAACCTGGTCGAACCGGGCCTGGACCTGCGCGTGGGCGAAGTGCAGCAAAGCTCGGGCAAGGGCAAGCACACCACCGTGGAACGCCGGCTGTTCAAGCTGGCCGCCGGCGGCTATGTCGCCGACACGCCGGGTCTGAAGGCGTTGGCGCTTTGGGACATTGAACCTGAGGAACTGGACGGCTATTTCCCTGAATTGCGCGCCATGATTCATGACTGTCAATATCGCAGCTGCCATCATTTTGATGAACCCGGCTGTGCAGTGCGCGCGGCTGTAGAGGTAGGTGACCTGCATCCCGCCCGCTACGAGTCTTATAAACTTCTGCGCCAGGGCGCCAAGGAATAA
- the guaA gene encoding glutamine-hydrolyzing GMP synthase — protein MIVILDFGSQTSQLIARRLREAQVYCQLFPCDAPAEEVLAAQPLGFVLSGGPASVYAPGAPQLPDYVPASGKPVLGICYGMQALTHALGGTVAASGQREYGAAEIHSTTENPLLDGAQRVWMSHGDRIEQAPPGFVPIASSDNAPVAAMADLQRKLFGVQFHPEVQHTPGGQELLRRFAVQVCAAPANWTPGEIVEQSVAAIRRQVGGQAVLAAISGGVDSSVASALVHRAIGDQLVAIFVDNGLLRQGERQQVTQALQSGLGIELVVVDAAAQFLADLAGVTDPEEKRRRIGERFIRIFEERAKTLGQPPFLLQGTIYPDVIESRAPERQHAERIKTHHNVGGLPEDMQFELVEPLRYLFKDEVRQVGLQLGLPDELVWRQPFPGPGLAVRCLGEVTAERLERLRGADAIFTNELLAAGLLGVAGAALAQAFAVLLPVYSVGVMGDQRTYQECVALRAVSSQDYMTADWARLPEDLLARVSSRIVNEVQGVNRVVYDISSKPPATIEWE, from the coding sequence ATGATCGTGATCCTGGATTTCGGTTCACAGACATCGCAGTTGATCGCCCGGCGTTTGCGCGAAGCGCAGGTCTACTGCCAGCTGTTCCCCTGCGATGCGCCGGCGGAAGAGGTGCTGGCCGCGCAGCCTCTGGGTTTTGTCCTCTCCGGCGGGCCAGCTTCGGTGTACGCCCCCGGCGCCCCGCAGCTGCCGGACTACGTGCCGGCCAGCGGCAAGCCCGTGCTGGGCATCTGCTACGGCATGCAGGCGCTGACACATGCGCTGGGCGGCACAGTGGCCGCTTCCGGGCAGCGCGAATACGGCGCAGCCGAGATCCACAGCACGACGGAAAACCCGCTGTTGGATGGCGCGCAACGCGTGTGGATGTCTCACGGAGACCGGATCGAGCAGGCGCCGCCCGGGTTCGTGCCGATCGCCAGCAGCGACAACGCCCCTGTGGCGGCCATGGCCGACCTGCAGCGCAAGCTGTTTGGCGTACAGTTCCACCCCGAGGTGCAGCACACCCCAGGCGGCCAGGAGCTGTTGCGGCGTTTTGCCGTGCAGGTGTGCGCCGCGCCGGCCAACTGGACCCCCGGGGAAATTGTGGAGCAGTCTGTGGCCGCCATCCGCCGGCAGGTCGGCGGGCAGGCTGTGCTGGCCGCCATCAGCGGTGGCGTAGATTCCAGCGTGGCCTCGGCCTTGGTGCACCGCGCGATTGGCGACCAACTGGTCGCCATTTTTGTAGACAATGGCCTGTTGCGCCAGGGGGAACGCCAACAGGTGACCCAGGCGCTGCAAAGCGGCCTGGGGATCGAACTGGTGGTGGTGGACGCCGCCGCACAGTTCCTGGCGGACCTGGCCGGCGTCACAGACCCGGAGGAAAAGCGCCGCCGCATCGGCGAGCGCTTCATCCGTATCTTTGAAGAGCGGGCCAAGACCCTGGGCCAACCGCCCTTCCTGCTGCAAGGCACGATCTATCCGGATGTGATCGAATCGCGCGCGCCGGAGCGCCAGCACGCCGAACGGATCAAGACGCACCACAACGTGGGTGGTCTGCCAGAGGATATGCAGTTCGAGCTGGTGGAGCCGTTGCGCTACCTGTTCAAGGACGAAGTGCGCCAGGTGGGGCTGCAGTTGGGCTTGCCCGACGAATTGGTCTGGCGCCAGCCGTTCCCCGGGCCTGGGCTGGCGGTGCGCTGCCTGGGCGAGGTGACCGCCGAACGCCTGGAGCGCCTGCGCGGGGCGGACGCCATCTTCACCAATGAGCTGCTGGCCGCCGGGCTGCTGGGCGTGGCAGGCGCGGCGCTGGCGCAGGCCTTCGCCGTGCTGCTGCCGGTGTACAGCGTGGGTGTGATGGGCGACCAGCGCACCTACCAGGAATGCGTGGCCTTGCGGGCGGTGAGCAGCCAGGACTACATGACCGCCGACTGGGCCCGGCTGCCGGAGGACCTGCTGGCGCGCGTCTCCAGCCGCATCGTCAACGAGGTGCAGGGCGTAAACCGCGTGGTCTACGACATCAGCAGTAAGCCGCCGGCCACCATCGAGTGGGAGTGA
- the holA gene encoding DNA polymerase III subunit delta translates to MSAPSIYLFHGEDEPATKAAVAALVAELGDPSTAEMNTAHFEGSLSLDALTGAAMAMPFLSARRVVSVLGAAKTFNAAEPRAAFIRFLEQIPASTAFVIQEFAALDAKHWLLKWVQAAGSRAQAQLFELPKGPQMATWLQQRTAELGGTLQPQAAAALVQLLGSDKLAADGELAKLLAYVNYSRPIQAQDVQLLCQPIGEQGDFFGLLDSLVGGNPAQAMNRLETLLQERDHILFFFSLVGHFRLLVQTRQLMDTGLKAPEIAKELSIHPFRAEKLAGQARRFSARALKALYQRLFTLDQEMKTGKIEPGLAMETFVAALSVPTA, encoded by the coding sequence ATGAGCGCCCCCAGCATCTACCTGTTCCACGGAGAGGACGAGCCGGCGACCAAGGCGGCGGTAGCCGCCTTGGTCGCCGAACTGGGCGACCCTAGCACGGCGGAGATGAACACAGCCCATTTCGAGGGCAGCCTGTCACTGGACGCGCTGACCGGGGCCGCCATGGCGATGCCCTTCCTCAGCGCCCGGCGTGTGGTCAGCGTGCTGGGAGCCGCCAAAACCTTCAACGCCGCCGAGCCGCGTGCCGCCTTCATCCGCTTTCTGGAACAAATTCCCGCCAGCACGGCCTTTGTGATCCAGGAGTTTGCCGCACTGGACGCCAAACATTGGCTGCTGAAGTGGGTGCAGGCTGCCGGCTCACGCGCCCAGGCCCAGTTGTTCGAACTGCCCAAGGGGCCGCAAATGGCGACCTGGCTGCAGCAACGCACCGCCGAACTGGGCGGGACGCTGCAGCCGCAGGCCGCCGCGGCGCTGGTGCAGCTGCTGGGCAGCGACAAGCTGGCGGCCGACGGTGAACTGGCCAAGTTGCTGGCCTATGTGAACTACAGCCGCCCGATCCAGGCGCAGGACGTGCAGCTGCTGTGCCAGCCGATCGGCGAGCAAGGCGACTTCTTCGGCCTGCTCGATTCCCTAGTGGGCGGCAACCCGGCCCAGGCCATGAACCGGCTGGAAACCCTGCTGCAAGAGCGCGACCATATTCTGTTCTTCTTCAGCCTGGTGGGCCATTTTCGGCTGCTGGTGCAAACCCGCCAACTGATGGACACAGGCCTCAAAGCGCCAGAGATCGCCAAGGAGTTGAGCATCCACCCCTTCCGGGCGGAAAAGCTGGCCGGGCAGGCGCGCCGTTTTTCGGCGCGGGCCCTCAAGGCACTTTATCAGCGCTTATTTACACTCGATCAGGAAATGAAGACGGGAAAGATCGAACCCGGCCTGGCGATGGAAACCTTTGTGGCCGCGCTCAGCGTGCCAACGGCTTAA
- the trpS gene encoding tryptophan--tRNA ligase: MAQTKGRILTGHRPTGPRHIGHLVGTLEQWRKMQDDYECYFLIADLHVLTTDFEHPGRIQSNITDVMVDWLASGLDPAKATFVRQSALMEHAQLSLLFGMLTTVARLERVPTYKEQIQQLKLNPSLGLLTYPVLQSADILIYKANLVPVGEDQLPHIELTREIARRFNTQYGETFPEAEGLLTKTARLPGTDNRTMHNSYGNTIRLGDTPEETTKKVMSMYTDPTRLRATDPGTVEGNPVFEYHEVFNSNTDEVEDFKTRYREGKVGDVEVKRRLAEALNDYLAPLRARRVELQKDAGYVVKVLDEGTERARPLVQATLREAMEKMGL, encoded by the coding sequence ATGGCACAGACAAAAGGGCGCATTCTTACCGGGCATCGCCCCACCGGCCCGCGGCACATAGGCCACTTGGTAGGCACCCTGGAGCAGTGGCGCAAGATGCAGGACGACTATGAGTGCTATTTCCTCATTGCCGACCTGCATGTACTGACCACTGACTTTGAGCACCCCGGCCGCATCCAGTCCAACATTACCGACGTGATGGTGGACTGGCTGGCTTCGGGCCTGGACCCGGCCAAGGCCACCTTCGTGCGCCAATCGGCGCTGATGGAGCATGCCCAGCTCTCGCTGCTGTTTGGCATGCTCACCACGGTGGCCCGCCTGGAGCGCGTGCCGACCTATAAGGAGCAGATCCAGCAGCTCAAGCTCAACCCCTCGCTGGGGTTGCTGACCTACCCGGTGCTGCAAAGTGCCGACATCCTGATCTACAAGGCCAATCTGGTGCCGGTGGGTGAGGACCAGCTGCCGCACATCGAGCTGACCCGCGAGATCGCCCGGCGCTTCAATACCCAGTACGGCGAAACCTTCCCGGAGGCGGAGGGGCTGCTGACCAAGACCGCCCGTTTGCCCGGCACCGACAACCGCACCATGCATAACTCCTATGGCAACACCATTCGCCTGGGCGACACGCCGGAGGAGACCACCAAGAAGGTGATGAGCATGTACACCGACCCGACCCGCCTGCGCGCCACCGACCCCGGTACAGTGGAGGGCAACCCGGTCTTCGAATACCACGAGGTTTTCAACTCCAACACTGACGAGGTGGAGGACTTCAAAACGCGTTACCGTGAGGGCAAGGTGGGCGATGTGGAAGTCAAACGCCGCTTGGCCGAAGCGCTCAACGACTACTTGGCGCCCCTGCGCGCCCGCCGTGTGGAGCTGCAGAAAGATGCCGGCTATGTGGTCAAAGTGCTGGATGAAGGTACCGAGCGCGCCCGCCCGCTGGTGCAGGCCACACTGCGCGAGGCGATGGAGAAGATGGGGCTATAA
- a CDS encoding SRPBCC domain-containing protein — MRETMERRIRFQLDLKATPEEVWDAWLTAHTFFAPESKIDARPGGAYEMYFDLAAAPGSRGGEGLVFLALQRPHLISFTWNAPPHLADVRPQHTHITVRLEPLANGTRLHFCEDGFGQGGQWEQRIEYFRRAWGKVILPRLAYRFDKGPVDWAHPPDLDAYVDLVTEIRE; from the coding sequence GTGAGGGAAACCATGGAACGCCGCATTCGCTTTCAGTTGGATCTAAAAGCCACTCCCGAAGAAGTCTGGGATGCCTGGCTCACAGCGCACACTTTCTTTGCTCCGGAATCCAAGATAGACGCCCGGCCCGGCGGGGCTTATGAAATGTACTTCGATCTGGCTGCCGCGCCCGGCTCACGCGGCGGGGAGGGCCTGGTGTTTCTGGCCCTGCAGCGCCCGCATTTGATCTCTTTCACTTGGAACGCTCCTCCGCACTTGGCGGATGTGCGCCCACAGCACACCCACATCACTGTGCGCCTCGAGCCGTTAGCAAATGGCACTCGTCTGCACTTCTGTGAGGATGGTTTTGGTCAAGGCGGCCAGTGGGAGCAGCGCATTGAGTATTTCCGGCGCGCCTGGGGCAAGGTCATATTGCCGCGCCTGGCGTATCGCTTTGACAAAGGTCCAGTCGATTGGGCGCACCCGCCCGACCTTGACGCCTATGTGGATTTGGTGACGGAAATTCGCGAATAA
- a CDS encoding isoprenylcysteine carboxylmethyltransferase family protein gives MNGSSAGWILLAFGLYAVLHSLLAGAGVKDWATRRLGAGAEQRYYRLFFNMVGVVSLLPVLALAAWLPDGLLYRLPVWALPFSLLGQLAGLGLLAASLRQTGIGDFLGLSQLAGPAGPGGLVTSGVYAHVRHPLYTGSLLVFWLLPRMSGNSLALIFAITLYFVIGSWFEERKLEKAFGQAYRDYQARTPAFIPRLTAPRNS, from the coding sequence ATGAATGGATCCTCCGCCGGGTGGATCTTGCTGGCCTTTGGCTTGTATGCAGTGCTGCACTCGCTGCTGGCAGGGGCCGGCGTCAAAGATTGGGCAACCCGGCGCTTGGGCGCCGGGGCTGAGCAGCGCTACTATCGGCTGTTCTTCAATATGGTCGGCGTGGTCAGCCTGCTGCCCGTGCTGGCCTTGGCCGCCTGGCTGCCGGACGGCCTGCTGTACCGCCTGCCGGTCTGGGCCTTGCCTTTCAGCTTGCTGGGCCAGTTGGCCGGGCTGGGGCTGCTGGCCGCCTCGCTGCGCCAAACCGGCATCGGCGACTTCCTAGGCCTCAGCCAACTGGCCGGCCCAGCCGGGCCGGGCGGCTTGGTGACCAGCGGCGTGTATGCGCATGTGCGCCACCCGCTGTACACCGGTAGCCTGCTGGTGTTCTGGCTGCTGCCGCGGATGAGCGGCAACAGCCTGGCGCTGATCTTTGCCATCACGCTGTACTTCGTGATCGGCTCCTGGTTTGAAGAGCGCAAGCTGGAAAAAGCCTTTGGCCAAGCCTATCGAGACTATCAAGCGCGCACGCCGGCTTTCATCCCGCGCTTAACTGCGCCGCGCAATTCTTAG
- a CDS encoding nuclear transport factor 2 family protein, protein METPQFGHPSIQAAFEALQAGDKAAWFAQFSDDAELLDDGQPLAFRPFFENAIGHERFVSIDAVSQDGHELIGTIETEQWGSFKAYFRFGLNAEGKLNKLEIGRAD, encoded by the coding sequence ATGGAAACCCCGCAGTTCGGCCATCCCAGCATCCAGGCCGCTTTTGAGGCCCTGCAAGCCGGCGACAAAGCAGCCTGGTTCGCCCAGTTCAGCGACGACGCCGAACTACTGGACGACGGGCAGCCGCTGGCCTTCCGCCCCTTCTTCGAGAACGCCATCGGCCACGAGCGTTTCGTGAGCATCGACGCGGTAAGCCAGGATGGTCATGAACTGATCGGCACCATCGAAACCGAGCAATGGGGCAGTTTCAAAGCCTATTTTCGCTTCGGTTTGAATGCCGAGGGCAAGCTCAATAAGCTCGAGATCGGCCGGGCGGATTAA